In Desulfobacteraceae bacterium, the following are encoded in one genomic region:
- a CDS encoding cysteine synthase: MAFSILDTIGNTPLVEIRHLNPNPRVTILAKLEYFNPGGSIKDRAALAMITAGEESGELTPEKTILEATSGNTGIGLALVCSVKGYRLLLAMSEAASEERKKILRARGAEILLTPGHLGTDGAIEEVYRLARENPERYYMADQYNTEANWRAHYQGTAPEIWRQTDGKVTMVVATMGTTGTLMGLSRRLKEYNPAIEIVGVEPYLGHKIQGLKNMKEAYCPEIYEKNRLDKKVNIDDEEAFEMTRRLAREEGIFVGMSSGAAMAIAAREAAAMREGLIVVIFPDSGERYLSTPLFAEREKVAFKLFNTLTHSKEGFVPRLPGKVSMFTCGPTAHARMHLGECRRFVFADLLARYLAFRGYEVRHLVNITDLDDKTIAGSEQAGSDLISFTDGHIAAFKEDLACLGVKPADLYPRASEHTDEMVALAQKLVSKGFAYEKLRSLYFNIARATDYGHFSGIDINKIRLGATVDLDEYEKDNPRDFTLFKRSRLSELKRGLYTKTEWGNVRPSWHIQRIAMAMKYFGEGYDLHASSRELAFPHHENEIAIARALTGRPLASYWALCEGVLADGKKADARSAGPTLATLIAQGYTGREIRYWLLSGHYRKPLVFSDERIADARQALRRLDACVQNLLNVQGGPPFAERDQLLYDIRQGFVSALDDDLNMALAAASLFRNVKRINILIYQNRIGAEDAAKILEAFKSIDAVLQIFDFTDVLADPQIQRLMADRETARRNRNWAEADRLREELRRRGVTVRDGKLPPNG; the protein is encoded by the coding sequence ATGGCTTTTTCAATTCTCGACACCATCGGCAACACGCCGCTGGTGGAGATCCGCCACCTCAATCCCAACCCCCGGGTCACGATCCTGGCCAAGCTGGAATACTTCAACCCCGGCGGCTCCATCAAGGACCGCGCGGCCCTTGCGATGATCACGGCGGGCGAGGAATCCGGGGAGCTGACCCCCGAGAAGACCATCCTGGAGGCCACCAGCGGCAACACCGGCATCGGCCTGGCGCTGGTCTGTTCGGTCAAGGGCTACCGGCTGCTGCTGGCCATGTCCGAGGCCGCCAGCGAGGAGCGCAAGAAGATCCTGCGGGCGCGGGGCGCCGAGATCCTCCTGACCCCAGGGCATCTGGGCACCGACGGCGCCATCGAGGAAGTCTACCGCCTGGCCCGGGAGAACCCGGAGCGCTACTACATGGCCGACCAGTACAACACCGAGGCCAACTGGAGGGCCCACTACCAGGGCACGGCGCCTGAAATCTGGCGCCAGACCGACGGCAAGGTCACCATGGTGGTGGCCACCATGGGCACCACCGGCACCCTGATGGGCCTCTCGCGGCGCCTCAAGGAGTACAACCCCGCCATCGAAATCGTCGGCGTCGAGCCTTACCTGGGCCACAAGATCCAGGGCCTGAAGAACATGAAGGAGGCCTATTGCCCCGAAATCTACGAAAAAAACAGGCTGGATAAAAAGGTCAACATCGACGACGAGGAGGCCTTCGAGATGACCCGCCGCCTGGCGCGCGAGGAGGGCATCTTCGTGGGGATGAGCAGCGGGGCGGCGATGGCCATCGCCGCCCGGGAGGCCGCGGCCATGCGCGAGGGCCTGATCGTGGTGATCTTCCCCGACAGCGGCGAGCGCTACCTCAGCACCCCCCTCTTCGCCGAGCGCGAGAAGGTGGCCTTCAAGCTCTTCAACACCTTGACCCACAGCAAGGAGGGCTTCGTGCCGCGCCTGCCCGGCAAGGTTTCGATGTTCACCTGCGGCCCCACGGCCCACGCGCGGATGCACCTGGGGGAGTGCCGGCGCTTTGTCTTCGCCGATCTGCTGGCCCGCTACCTGGCCTTCCGGGGCTACGAGGTCCGCCACCTGGTCAACATCACCGACCTGGACGACAAGACCATCGCGGGCTCGGAGCAGGCCGGCAGCGACCTGATCTCTTTTACCGATGGTCACATCGCGGCCTTCAAGGAAGACCTGGCCTGTCTGGGCGTCAAGCCCGCGGACCTTTACCCGCGCGCCAGCGAGCACACCGATGAGATGGTCGCCCTGGCCCAGAAGCTGGTCTCCAAGGGCTTCGCCTACGAAAAACTGCGCTCGCTTTACTTCAACATCGCCCGGGCCACCGATTACGGCCATTTCTCGGGCATCGACATCAACAAAATCCGCCTGGGCGCCACCGTCGACCTGGACGAGTATGAAAAGGACAACCCCCGCGATTTCACCCTCTTCAAGCGCTCCCGGCTCTCGGAACTCAAGCGCGGGCTGTACACCAAAACCGAGTGGGGCAACGTTCGGCCCTCCTGGCACATTCAGCGCATCGCGATGGCGATGAAGTATTTCGGCGAGGGCTATGACCTCCATGCCAGCAGCCGCGAACTGGCCTTCCCGCACCACGAAAACGAAATCGCCATCGCCAGGGCGCTCACCGGCCGGCCTTTGGCCAGCTACTGGGCCCTCTGCGAGGGGGTCCTGGCCGACGGCAAAAAGGCCGACGCCCGCAGCGCCGGTCCGACCCTGGCGACCCTGATCGCCCAGGGCTATACGGGCCGCGAGATTCGCTACTGGCTGCTTTCGGGCCACTACCGCAAACCCCTGGTCTTTTCCGACGAACGCATCGCCGATGCCCGGCAGGCCCTGCGGCGGCTGGATGCCTGCGTCCAGAACCTGCTCAACGTCCAGGGCGGGCCGCCCTTCGCCGAGCGCGACCAGCTGCTTTACGACATCCGCCAGGGCTTTGTCAGCGCCCTCGACGACGACCTCAACATGGCCCTGGCCGCGGCCTCGCTGTTCCGCAATGTCAAGCGGATCAACATCCTGATCTACCAAAACCGGATCGGCGCAGAGGACGCCGCCAAAATCCTGGAGGCCTTCAAAAGCATCGACGCGGTGCTGCAGATCTTCGATTTCACCGACGTGCTGGCCGACCCCCAAATCCAGCGCCTGATGGCGGACCGCGAAACCGCCCGCCGCAACCGCAACTGGGCGGAAGCCGACCGCCTGCGGGAGGAGCTCCGGCGCCGCGGCGTGACGGTCCGGGACGGCAAGCTGCCCCCGAACGGATGA
- the tmk gene encoding dTMP kinase encodes MFITLEGIEGSGKTTQMAHIARFLEERGRTCLQTREPGGTRIGEKLRAILLDPDHRHLAPGAELLLYTADRVQHVQEVVVPALDAGQTVLCDRFFDATLVYQGYARGLDRRLIQTLHDLLLGGLRPDLTLLLDLDPAVGLRRAWHQLDSGSRGAGESRFEKEALAFHRKVRAGYLELAAEAPERFAVVDAGQSEAAVRQAIFDILTGRLKRLPTPGAAVSR; translated from the coding sequence ATGTTCATCACCCTCGAAGGCATCGAAGGCTCCGGCAAGACCACCCAGATGGCCCACATCGCCCGGTTTCTGGAAGAACGCGGCCGGACCTGCCTGCAGACGCGAGAGCCCGGCGGCACCCGCATCGGCGAGAAACTGCGCGCGATTCTGCTGGACCCCGACCACCGCCACCTGGCGCCGGGGGCCGAGCTGCTGCTCTACACCGCCGACCGCGTCCAGCACGTCCAGGAGGTCGTCGTTCCGGCCCTGGACGCCGGGCAGACGGTGCTCTGCGACCGCTTTTTCGACGCCACCCTGGTCTACCAGGGTTATGCCCGCGGCCTGGACCGACGCCTGATCCAGACCCTGCACGATCTGCTGCTGGGCGGGCTGCGACCCGACCTGACCCTCCTGCTGGACCTGGATCCGGCGGTGGGCCTGCGCCGCGCCTGGCACCAGCTGGATAGCGGCTCGCGCGGCGCCGGCGAGTCGCGCTTCGAAAAGGAGGCCCTGGCCTTTCACCGCAAGGTGCGCGCCGGCTACCTGGAACTGGCCGCCGAAGCCCCCGAGCGCTTCGCCGTCGTCGACGCCGGCCAAAGCGAGGCGGCCGTGCGGCAGGCCATTTTCGATATTCTGACCGGACGCTTAAAACGCCTGCCGACCCCAGGCGCCGCCGTTTCACGATAG
- a CDS encoding HD domain-containing protein: MKRQFVEKLKAGEAVDDVFVLAEKALYQKRDGNPYLNATFSDRSGSIKGVLWDRVEELAPTVAAGDFVAVKGSVGEYKGSLQLVVKSIKPCPAENVTPADFLPTGQRDPERMFERLCLLTQSLETPWLKALVAAFWQDAEFVRLFKTAPAAKNMHHAYIGGLLEHSLSMALLADKIAQHYSGVDRDLLLVGAIFHDIGKIREFDYQVAIDYSDEGRLLSHIVIGLEIVAAKIREVPDFPVEQANLLKHMIVSHHGARELGSPEPPKTIEAVLLNYIDEMDSKINGIRDFINSDPSQKTWTAYHRLLGRHFYTGKHPQAG, encoded by the coding sequence ATGAAGCGCCAGTTTGTCGAAAAGCTCAAGGCCGGCGAAGCGGTGGACGACGTGTTCGTTCTGGCCGAGAAAGCCCTTTACCAGAAGCGCGACGGCAACCCCTACCTCAACGCGACCTTCTCCGACCGCAGCGGCAGCATCAAGGGCGTTCTCTGGGACCGCGTCGAGGAGCTGGCCCCGACGGTGGCGGCGGGGGATTTTGTCGCCGTCAAGGGCAGCGTCGGCGAGTACAAGGGCAGCCTGCAGCTGGTGGTCAAGTCGATCAAGCCCTGCCCGGCGGAGAATGTCACCCCGGCGGATTTCCTGCCCACCGGCCAGCGGGACCCGGAGCGGATGTTCGAGCGCCTCTGCCTGCTCACCCAAAGCCTGGAAACCCCCTGGCTCAAGGCCCTGGTGGCGGCCTTCTGGCAGGACGCCGAATTCGTGCGACTCTTCAAAACCGCCCCCGCGGCCAAAAACATGCACCACGCCTACATCGGGGGGCTTTTGGAGCACTCGCTGTCCATGGCGCTTCTGGCCGATAAGATCGCCCAGCACTACAGCGGCGTGGACCGCGACCTCTTGCTGGTGGGCGCCATTTTTCACGACATCGGCAAAATCCGGGAGTTCGACTACCAGGTGGCCATCGACTATTCCGACGAGGGCCGGCTGCTCAGCCACATCGTCATCGGCCTGGAAATCGTGGCGGCCAAGATCCGCGAGGTGCCCGACTTTCCCGTCGAGCAGGCCAACCTCTTGAAGCACATGATCGTCAGCCACCACGGCGCCCGCGAGCTGGGCTCCCCCGAGCCGCCCAAGACCATCGAGGCCGTGCTGCTCAACTACATCGACGAGATGGACTCCAAGATCAACGGGATCCGCGACTTCATCAACAGCGACCCCTCCCAGAAGACCTGGACCGCCTACCACCGGCTGCTGGGGCGCCATTTTTACACCGGCAAACACCCCCAGGCGGGCTGA
- the surE gene encoding 5'/3'-nucleotidase SurE, with amino-acid sequence MNLLLTNDDGIQAEGLWALYRRLARDYAATVVAPERERSAVSHSITLHKPLRLTHHRSPDGMCGYAVSGTPADCVKLGVLELLERRPDLVIAGINPGANVGINLNYSGTVSAAKEAALLGLPAIAVSVNSHAPRHYDAAAGFIARLAEMVLKKGLPGGTFLNVNLPDLPLGEVAGVRISRQGIGVFSDAFEKRTDPRERVYFWQGCDPQTGYDDPEVDGGALDHNFVTICPLKCDMTAYDLLENLRAWPLAFG; translated from the coding sequence ATGAACCTCTTGTTGACCAACGATGACGGCATTCAGGCCGAGGGCCTGTGGGCGCTCTACCGGCGCTTGGCGCGGGATTACGCGGCGACGGTTGTGGCCCCCGAGCGCGAGCGCAGCGCGGTCAGCCACAGCATCACCCTGCACAAGCCGCTGCGACTGACCCACCACCGCAGCCCCGACGGGATGTGCGGCTACGCCGTCAGCGGTACCCCCGCGGACTGCGTCAAACTGGGGGTTCTGGAGCTCCTGGAACGCCGGCCGGACCTGGTGATCGCCGGCATCAACCCGGGGGCCAACGTGGGGATCAACCTCAACTACTCGGGCACGGTATCGGCCGCCAAGGAAGCCGCCCTGCTGGGCCTGCCAGCCATCGCGGTTTCGGTCAACAGCCACGCGCCGCGGCACTATGACGCCGCCGCCGGTTTTATCGCCCGTCTGGCCGAGATGGTCCTGAAAAAGGGGCTTCCCGGCGGCACCTTTCTAAACGTCAACCTGCCCGACCTGCCGCTGGGAGAAGTGGCCGGGGTGCGCATCAGCCGACAGGGCATCGGCGTATTCAGCGACGCCTTCGAAAAACGCACCGATCCCCGTGAGCGGGTCTATTTCTGGCAGGGCTGCGACCCGCAGACCGGCTACGACGACCCCGAGGTGGACGGCGGCGCCCTGGATCACAACTTCGTCACGATCTGCCCGCTGAAATGCGACATGACCGCCTACGACCTGCTGGAGAACCTCAGGGCCTGGCCCCTGGCCTTCGGCTGA
- the lptD gene encoding LPS assembly protein LptD gives MLLVLAAGGAAARQPLTDDPDQPWHITADEISYDDRLQVYIARGNVDITKLDRRLKADFARFDYLNMLAEASGNVVMTVGQDVLSGNRMEMDLRTETGTVYGGGLFVEEKHFLITGQTIQKVGPRDFKVARASLTSCDGDPPAWKITGRNLKVTLEGYGFVTHPVLWVRNVPVFYAPFMVFPVKQKRQSGLLTPEAAISDRLGTQYVQPLYWAINDSSDATLYVDYMSDRGVKTGAEYRYMLDEFSKGVAMYDFLEDRKVDDGSGSSSEDYGYTDDNYLRTNSDRYWFRMKANQALPQDFFARLDLDFVSDQDYLKEFQDGYAGYTRSDRMFERFFGRDLDDKDDTIRSNSLNINRVWSRYSFNALTNWEDDVIARTQDKQNTAESTLPAIGLNGARQPLPGSPLYFDFATSYFHNYTEDADRNQRLDAYPRFYWPFRWQRYLALEPSVGLRQTLWYIDRFDDGSSENDRTLSRELYDLRLDLSTDIFKIYKTDLGGLDRIRHTLRPQVVYSFIPDRDSERFPDFDRIDKILKKNQVAYSLTNTLTSRKPRAPRGEAAGDSPPEFDYREFLRFKLEQRYDITEADEGDPLKLRNQETLKREPFSPLSGQLEFVPGRHLALQAGAEWSFYEDTFLRRNIAARLTDLRGDHLFFEHRFTELSLLRDLETGDVTRIDRSQTLYADAGVRLADWLWAYGEYEYNLEDELVQRAGFGLVYSAQCWSAGIGYLQKDEDRQIAFMVSLRGLGSLGEKAIGRSIPSPLDWD, from the coding sequence TTGTTGCTGGTCCTGGCTGCCGGCGGGGCCGCGGCCCGGCAGCCGTTGACCGACGACCCCGACCAGCCCTGGCACATCACCGCCGATGAGATCAGCTACGACGACCGGCTGCAGGTCTACATCGCCCGCGGCAACGTCGACATCACCAAGCTGGATCGCCGCCTGAAGGCCGATTTCGCCCGCTTCGACTACCTGAACATGCTAGCCGAGGCTTCCGGCAACGTCGTCATGACCGTGGGTCAGGACGTCCTCAGCGGCAACCGCATGGAGATGGACCTGCGCACCGAGACCGGTACGGTTTACGGGGGCGGCCTGTTCGTCGAGGAAAAACATTTTCTGATCACCGGGCAGACCATCCAGAAAGTCGGCCCGCGGGATTTCAAGGTCGCAAGGGCGAGCCTGACCAGCTGCGACGGCGACCCGCCTGCCTGGAAGATCACCGGCCGCAACCTCAAGGTCACCCTCGAGGGCTACGGCTTCGTCACGCACCCCGTCCTGTGGGTCCGCAACGTGCCGGTGTTCTATGCCCCGTTTATGGTCTTTCCAGTCAAGCAAAAGCGTCAGAGCGGGTTGCTGACCCCCGAGGCGGCGATTTCCGACCGTCTGGGAACGCAATACGTGCAGCCCCTCTACTGGGCCATCAACGACAGCAGCGACGCCACCCTTTACGTCGATTACATGTCCGACCGGGGGGTCAAGACCGGTGCGGAGTATCGCTACATGCTGGATGAATTCTCCAAGGGGGTGGCGATGTACGACTTCCTGGAGGACCGCAAGGTGGATGACGGCAGCGGCAGTTCCAGTGAGGATTATGGCTACACCGACGACAACTACCTGCGCACCAATTCGGACCGCTACTGGTTTCGCATGAAGGCTAACCAGGCGCTGCCCCAAGATTTCTTCGCCAGGCTAGACCTGGATTTCGTCAGCGACCAGGACTACCTGAAGGAGTTCCAGGACGGCTATGCCGGCTACACCCGGAGCGACCGGATGTTCGAGCGCTTTTTCGGGCGCGACCTGGATGACAAGGACGACACCATCCGCAGCAACAGCCTCAACATCAACCGGGTCTGGTCGCGCTACAGCTTCAATGCCCTGACCAACTGGGAGGACGATGTCATCGCCCGGACCCAGGACAAACAAAACACCGCCGAGAGCACCCTGCCGGCCATCGGCCTCAACGGAGCGCGCCAGCCGCTGCCGGGTTCCCCGCTCTACTTCGATTTCGCCACCAGTTACTTTCACAACTACACCGAGGACGCCGACCGCAACCAGCGCTTGGACGCCTACCCCCGTTTTTACTGGCCTTTTCGCTGGCAGCGCTACCTGGCATTGGAGCCCTCAGTCGGCCTGCGCCAAACCCTCTGGTACATCGACCGCTTCGACGATGGCAGCAGCGAGAATGACCGCACCCTGAGCCGCGAGCTCTACGACCTGCGGCTGGACCTCTCCACCGACATCTTCAAGATTTACAAGACCGACCTGGGGGGGCTCGATCGCATCCGGCACACCCTCCGCCCCCAGGTGGTCTACAGCTTCATTCCCGACAGGGACAGCGAGCGCTTCCCCGATTTTGACCGCATCGACAAGATCCTGAAAAAAAACCAGGTGGCCTACTCCCTGACCAACACCCTGACCTCGCGTAAACCCAGGGCGCCGCGCGGGGAGGCCGCCGGCGATAGTCCGCCGGAGTTTGACTATCGCGAGTTTTTGCGCTTCAAGCTCGAGCAGAGGTACGACATCACCGAGGCCGATGAGGGCGACCCCTTGAAATTGCGCAATCAGGAGACCCTCAAACGGGAGCCGTTCTCACCTCTTTCGGGCCAATTGGAGTTTGTGCCGGGGCGCCACCTGGCTCTTCAGGCCGGTGCCGAGTGGTCCTTTTACGAGGACACCTTTCTCAGGCGCAACATCGCCGCCCGTCTGACGGATCTGCGGGGCGACCACCTGTTTTTCGAGCATCGCTTCACCGAGCTGTCTCTGCTGCGGGATCTTGAAACGGGCGATGTTACCAGAATCGACCGCAGTCAAACCCTATACGCCGATGCGGGCGTCCGCCTGGCCGACTGGCTGTGGGCCTACGGCGAATACGAGTACAACCTTGAAGACGAACTGGTGCAGCGCGCCGGCTTCGGGCTGGTTTACAGCGCCCAGTGCTGGTCCGCCGGTATCGGGTATCTGCAAAAGGATGAGGACCGCCAGATCGCTTTCATGGTCAGTCTGCGCGGTTTGGGGAGCCTGGGCGAAAAGGCCATAGGGCGTTCCATCCCAAGCCCGCTGGACTGGGATTAA
- a CDS encoding UpxY family transcription antiterminator, producing MPSSQLVRSWYVLHTRSRFENVVNDGLLKKSIEVFLPRITVPSTRRDRKLMIRVPLFPGYIFVRTNLDPNEHLEIVKTIGAVRLIGTKDGPVPVAAETIQSLQIMVASDLSIVTGSRLRRGDRVMVINGPLVGLTGVFVSYRGKGRVVVNVDALGQFAGVEVAAEDVEKIPQILT from the coding sequence ATGCCATCATCGCAACTGGTCCGTTCCTGGTATGTGCTGCACACCAGGAGCCGTTTTGAAAATGTGGTCAACGACGGCCTGCTCAAAAAGTCGATCGAGGTCTTTCTGCCCCGGATCACCGTTCCCAGCACCCGCCGGGATCGCAAGCTCATGATCCGGGTGCCGCTTTTCCCGGGGTACATCTTCGTCCGCACCAACCTGGATCCCAACGAGCACCTGGAGATCGTGAAGACCATCGGGGCGGTGCGCCTTATCGGGACCAAAGATGGGCCCGTGCCGGTGGCGGCCGAAACCATCCAGTCGCTGCAGATCATGGTGGCCAGCGACCTTTCGATCGTCACCGGTAGCCGGCTGCGGCGCGGTGACCGGGTGATGGTGATCAACGGTCCGCTGGTGGGGCTGACCGGGGTGTTCGTCAGCTACCGGGGCAAGGGGCGGGTTGTGGTCAACGTGGACGCCCTGGGGCAGTTCGCCGGGGTGGAAGTCGCCGCCGAGGACGTGGAGAAAATTCCCCAAATACTGACATAA
- a CDS encoding integration host factor subunit beta: protein MNKLELISALKDNANISKAEAAKVVQLFFDSMADAMARGERVEIRGLCSFFVKEYKSYTGRNPKTGEKVLISPKKLPFFKCGKELKERVDTLG from the coding sequence ATGAACAAATTGGAACTCATATCCGCCTTGAAAGACAATGCCAATATCTCCAAGGCCGAGGCGGCCAAGGTGGTGCAGCTGTTTTTCGACAGCATGGCCGATGCCATGGCCCGCGGAGAGCGGGTGGAGATCCGCGGTCTGTGCAGCTTCTTTGTCAAGGAGTACAAGAGCTACACCGGGCGCAACCCCAAAACCGGCGAAAAGGTCCTGATCAGCCCCAAGAAGCTGCCCTTTTTCAAATGCGGCAAAGAGCTCAAAGAGCGTGTGGACACCCTCGGGTGA
- the holB gene encoding DNA polymerase III subunit delta', with product MSGFEALIGQERAVERLKAMLRRDALPHALLFCGIEGVGKAQAALLLAMALNCSAAAGEGPCGACRTCRSLAAGQHPDLLTVAPDGPLIRVAQVRQLCATLALKPYAARTRVVIIRDARAMNPEAANALLKVLEEPPERTLLILLATQMGDLLPTVVSRCQQLRFGPIPRRTLQTLLTEAHGIAPDAAAFAAAVSDGSLTRALRCSQADWRARRSWLIAAIGLDRPETLSSRPLELLLAVAEKLAGRKDWIPEALDLINAWLRDLLVFRHTPGRLINQDQAALVGRAAGRLPDEALLQRIQAVASAQRQIAANLNPRLVLERLMLQLAGRLPAGSGRPGNQSPPI from the coding sequence TTGTCTGGATTTGAAGCCCTCATAGGGCAGGAACGGGCCGTCGAGCGCCTGAAAGCCATGCTGCGCCGGGACGCCCTGCCCCATGCGTTGCTCTTCTGCGGCATCGAGGGGGTGGGCAAAGCCCAGGCGGCGCTGCTCTTGGCCATGGCGCTGAACTGCAGCGCCGCGGCCGGGGAGGGGCCCTGCGGGGCGTGTCGCACCTGTCGAAGCCTTGCGGCGGGTCAGCACCCCGATCTGCTTACGGTCGCCCCCGATGGGCCGCTGATCCGGGTGGCCCAGGTGCGTCAGCTCTGCGCCACCTTGGCCCTGAAGCCTTACGCGGCCCGCACGCGGGTGGTGATCATCAGGGATGCGCGCGCCATGAACCCCGAGGCTGCCAATGCCCTGTTGAAGGTGCTGGAGGAGCCGCCGGAGCGGACCCTGCTGATTTTACTGGCCACCCAAATGGGTGACCTGCTGCCGACGGTCGTCTCCCGCTGCCAGCAGCTGCGCTTCGGCCCGATTCCCCGACGGACGCTGCAGACCCTGCTGACCGAGGCACATGGAATCGCCCCGGATGCCGCCGCCTTTGCCGCCGCCGTCTCCGACGGCAGCCTGACGCGTGCGCTGCGCTGCAGCCAGGCCGACTGGCGCGCCCGCCGCAGCTGGCTGATCGCGGCCATCGGGCTGGACCGCCCCGAAACGCTGTCCAGTCGGCCGTTGGAGCTGCTGCTGGCGGTGGCCGAGAAACTGGCCGGGCGGAAAGACTGGATCCCCGAGGCGCTCGATCTGATCAATGCCTGGCTGCGCGACCTGTTGGTTTTTCGGCACACACCCGGCCGCCTGATCAACCAGGACCAGGCGGCGCTGGTGGGCCGGGCCGCGGGCCGGCTGCCGGATGAAGCCCTGTTGCAGCGCATCCAGGCGGTTGCCAGCGCCCAAAGGCAAATCGCCGCCAACCTCAATCCCCGCCTGGTGCTGGAGCGCTTGATGCTGCAGCTGGCGGGTCGCCTGCCGGCAGGGTCCGGGAGGCCCGGAAACCAATCCCCCCCAATATGA
- a CDS encoding stage 0 sporulation family protein, with translation MKKVVGIRFKPAGKVYDFDSGAFVLKHGDRVIVETEQGLGFGTVATPPVALADDAVAKPLKKVFRLASPDDFKQRESNLETRKKAHAFCLQCIKKLKLKMNLFHVESTFDASKLTFFFTAEDRVDFRQLVKLLVREFRVRIEMRQVGIRNQAKMCGGIGRCGRELCCSLFMEKFEPVAIRMAKEQNLSLNPTKISGLCGRLMCCLTYENPVYHELRKGFPKIGKTVDYKNGKAKVIRHNLLGQRLTLRLQDGTEVETALSQINWDAPKKSKE, from the coding sequence ATGAAAAAAGTTGTCGGAATAAGATTCAAACCGGCCGGCAAGGTCTACGATTTTGACAGCGGCGCCTTCGTTCTCAAGCACGGTGACCGGGTCATCGTCGAGACCGAGCAGGGCCTGGGGTTCGGCACCGTCGCCACCCCGCCGGTGGCGCTGGCCGATGATGCCGTCGCCAAACCGCTCAAGAAGGTTTTCCGGCTGGCCAGCCCGGACGATTTCAAGCAGCGCGAGAGCAATCTCGAAACCCGCAAAAAGGCCCATGCCTTCTGCCTGCAATGCATCAAGAAGCTTAAACTCAAGATGAATCTGTTTCACGTTGAAAGCACTTTCGACGCCAGCAAGCTGACCTTCTTTTTCACCGCCGAGGACCGGGTGGATTTCCGGCAGCTGGTCAAGCTGCTCGTGCGCGAGTTCCGGGTCCGGATCGAAATGCGGCAGGTGGGCATTCGCAACCAGGCAAAGATGTGCGGCGGCATCGGCCGCTGCGGCCGGGAGCTGTGCTGTTCGCTTTTCATGGAAAAGTTCGAGCCCGTGGCCATCCGGATGGCCAAGGAACAGAACCTCTCCCTCAACCCCACCAAGATTTCGGGCCTGTGCGGGCGCTTGATGTGCTGCCTGACCTACGAAAACCCGGTCTACCACGAGCTGAGGAAGGGGTTTCCCAAAATCGGTAAAACGGTGGACTACAAAAACGGCAAGGCCAAGGTCATCCGCCACAACCTGCTCGGTCAGCGCTTGACCCTGCGGCTGCAGGACGGAACCGAAGTCGAGACGGCGCTTTCCCAGATCAATTGGGACGCGCCCAAGAAGAGCAAGGAGTAA